The candidate division KSB1 bacterium genome includes the window ATATAAGGGAAGGTTCGAACCGTAAATTCACAGCCGCTGGCAATTCCTTTTCTCATCTGCATTTCTTCGTCAAAACTTTTAAATAGAAAAATGTTGGCCTGTCTGACGTGCCGAAATTCTTCTAAAAGATCAGTTAAAGGTAAATCATCAAATTTGGCAAATTTAACATAATCATCCTGTTCCATTCCGGGTAGTTCGCTCTGGTCGTTTCTGGCGATATTTAAGGCACGATAAGCAAAAACGCGCTCGACATCTATTACGTGTCCGATAAGTTCTTTAACGCTCCATTTATCCGG containing:
- a CDS encoding DinB family protein, with amino-acid sequence MTRPEANECAPYYHTYISQVPEGDIIEILGKQLEETVHLLKDISEEKALYRYAPDKWSVKELIGHVIDVERVFAYRALNIARNDQSELPGMEQDDYVKFAKFDDLPLTDLLEEFRHVRQANIFLFKSFDEEMQMRKGIASGCEFTVRTFPYIIAGHEKHHQNVLKERYL